The Peribacillus simplex genome contains a region encoding:
- a CDS encoding peptidoglycan D,D-transpeptidase FtsI family protein — MKKKRMRLLAVFLTAFMLMLIGRLAYIQLVSTESFSKHDVNLLEASVNQRSQILKIDDGRGKFYDRNGEPLAHEEIPTLVLFPFLKKMTWPIDEVASIIGKSEAELKRAIEQADEPFVFGGDEPIELTSSQSKAINELKIPGVFAVKEKLYHDQTPAAQLIGTTNISDAEKKKRYPDMNLSPETKIGNTGLQRTFDEFLLSSGESKLVFHVDASGGPMFGVDVKYVEPANPLYPVKVVTTIDKEIQEKAEKLVDERGIKKGGLVLIDIEKSEIVAMVSRPALNVKDPNGEGAVNMMLTQKTPGSVFKTVTAAAAIDYEAASPTRTFNCNLTIDGKTDKQRELGMLNFENSFAQSCNRTFAELSQEIAEKDPEFLDKYAKMLGLVGETGWQGDVYHTEVTQLHHEQTGKVWHDDDLKKDPKMIAKTAIGQQDVQTTPLAIANMMATIARGGKKEQVKAVSKVEFNNSTTVVDFPNQSIGGETLSPYTTMKLQHLLRKVVTEEKGTGASLRDLPVEVAGKSGTAQTNIEKGQLNKWFAGYFPYKEPKYALVTVSFETKENSSSMTPLFSDIVKVLYSKDQDKNEN, encoded by the coding sequence ATGAAAAAGAAACGAATGAGGTTGCTGGCTGTTTTTTTGACCGCTTTCATGCTGATGCTCATAGGCAGGCTTGCCTACATCCAACTTGTATCGACAGAATCTTTTTCAAAGCATGATGTGAACCTATTAGAAGCGAGCGTGAATCAGCGTTCACAGATATTAAAGATTGATGATGGACGCGGAAAGTTTTATGACAGAAATGGAGAACCGCTTGCACATGAAGAAATCCCGACTCTCGTCCTATTTCCATTTTTAAAAAAAATGACCTGGCCCATAGATGAAGTGGCCTCGATAATAGGTAAATCGGAAGCGGAGTTAAAACGGGCGATAGAACAGGCGGATGAACCATTCGTATTTGGCGGAGATGAACCGATAGAGTTGACGTCCAGCCAATCCAAGGCAATCAATGAATTGAAGATTCCCGGGGTATTTGCCGTGAAAGAGAAATTATATCATGATCAAACCCCTGCAGCGCAATTGATCGGAACGACGAATATATCGGATGCGGAAAAGAAAAAACGTTATCCGGACATGAATTTATCTCCTGAAACGAAAATAGGCAATACGGGACTGCAAAGGACCTTCGATGAGTTCTTGCTTTCCTCTGGGGAATCGAAGCTCGTTTTTCATGTGGACGCCAGTGGAGGGCCAATGTTCGGTGTCGATGTTAAATATGTGGAACCTGCAAATCCGCTTTACCCGGTGAAGGTCGTGACGACGATCGATAAAGAAATTCAGGAGAAAGCGGAGAAGCTCGTCGATGAACGCGGGATAAAAAAAGGCGGTCTCGTTCTGATCGATATCGAAAAAAGTGAAATCGTCGCAATGGTATCACGTCCGGCGCTTAATGTAAAAGATCCGAATGGCGAAGGGGCCGTCAATATGATGCTGACTCAAAAAACGCCGGGTTCCGTCTTCAAAACGGTCACGGCAGCAGCGGCCATCGATTATGAAGCGGCTAGTCCCACCCGGACATTCAATTGTAATTTGACGATAGACGGCAAAACGGATAAACAGAGGGAACTGGGCATGCTTAATTTTGAAAATAGCTTTGCCCAAAGCTGCAACAGGACGTTTGCCGAATTGTCACAGGAAATAGCAGAGAAGGATCCGGAATTTTTGGACAAATATGCAAAAATGTTAGGGCTTGTTGGTGAAACGGGCTGGCAAGGGGACGTCTATCACACTGAAGTCACTCAGTTGCATCATGAACAAACCGGGAAGGTCTGGCATGATGACGATTTAAAAAAAGACCCTAAAATGATTGCCAAAACAGCAATTGGCCAGCAGGATGTCCAAACGACACCGCTTGCGATAGCGAATATGATGGCAACGATTGCCCGCGGCGGCAAGAAGGAACAGGTCAAAGCCGTTTCCAAGGTCGAATTTAACAATAGTACGACCGTAGTCGATTTTCCCAATCAAAGTATTGGTGGCGAGACACTGTCTCCATATACAACGATGAAGTTGCAGCATCTTCTTAGGAAGGTCGTGACGGAAGAGAAAGGGACAGGCGCTTCCTTGAGAGATTTGCCTGTGGAGGTCGCCGGCAAGTCTGGAACGGCTCAGACCAATATTGAAAAAGGGCAGCTGAATAAATGGTTTGCGGGCTACTTTCCATATAAAGAGCCCAAATATGCTCTTGTTACCGTAAGTTTTGAAACGAAGGAAAACAGTTCCAGCATGACGCCTCTTTTTTCAGATATTGTAAAAGTCCTGTACTCCAAGGACCAGGACAAAAACGAGAATTGA
- the greA gene encoding transcription elongation factor GreA — MAIEKEYPMTKEGKLKLEQELEQLKTVKRKEVVERIKIARSFGDLSENSEYDSAKEEQAFVEGRITTIENMIRNAKIIEGDDSNTDTVSLGKSVTFVELPDGDEETYSIVGSVEADPFEGKISNDSPIAKSLIGKRVGDKVSIMTPGGEMSVKIVSID; from the coding sequence TTGGCAATTGAAAAAGAATATCCAATGACTAAAGAAGGTAAGTTAAAGCTTGAACAGGAACTGGAACAGTTAAAAACGGTTAAACGTAAAGAAGTGGTGGAAAGAATCAAGATCGCCCGCAGTTTTGGGGACCTTTCCGAGAACTCGGAGTACGATTCCGCAAAAGAAGAGCAGGCTTTCGTTGAAGGACGCATCACAACAATCGAAAACATGATCCGTAATGCAAAAATCATTGAAGGCGATGATTCGAATACAGATACAGTTTCACTAGGGAAGTCGGTAACATTCGTGGAACTTCCAGATGGTGACGAAGAAACATATTCCATCGTAGGAAGCGTTGAAGCGGACCCATTCGAAGGGAAAATCTCCAATGATTCCCCGATCGCGAAAAGCCTGATCGGGAAAAGGGTCGGCGACAAGGTATCGATCATGACACCTGGCGGCGAAATGAGCGTGAAGATTGTATCCATCGACTAA